A genomic stretch from Algoriphagus halophilus includes:
- a CDS encoding OmpP1/FadL family transporter: MRLTPFIFFVVLFTSNLAFGQSGYYEDAYRFSHVKPAGSSRVMAIGGTQWSLGGDVSNIAGNPAGLGFFRTSEASISLGYSDWKVNTNYLNQQKSYNTTNFNLPNLSYVMANPKEGLSRGAFKGGAFGISIQRIANFNTEYGFFSDQLGNTSIIDFYLQDANGIRESQIESFGLTGLAYSTYQINPVFFDEDGNVINDPSTYDSFVTGFPFQDENIRQEGSSNQISFSYGANFNHKVFVGGSLGIRNLNFTSIKTYNEEFPDGPLINSSLTERLYINGSGINLNLGLIYKPIDYLNLGFTFQTPTWYALNEEYEASMYANYDNYEYEPEDIVLGEVDALSDYILGSYNLNTPLKIGAGATFFLGKNGFISADVDFVDYSNSTIKSRDFDEGPDNQVISTLYTSTLNYRLGAEVRLDVLRLRGGYAFYGDPIANSDFDRSTNQISGGVGAKFNKFTIDMALISQKANGLYSSYQVLDGQNNNIGPVTELENRIFTGMLTLGFSF; this comes from the coding sequence ATGAGGCTAACTCCCTTTATTTTCTTTGTCGTATTATTTACATCCAATTTAGCTTTTGGGCAAAGTGGATATTATGAGGATGCATATAGATTCAGCCATGTTAAACCAGCAGGTTCATCCAGAGTAATGGCTATTGGAGGAACACAGTGGTCTCTTGGAGGAGATGTGTCCAACATTGCTGGTAACCCCGCAGGTTTAGGATTTTTCAGAACTTCAGAAGCAAGTATCTCATTAGGATACTCTGACTGGAAAGTCAATACCAATTATTTAAATCAACAAAAATCCTATAACACCACGAATTTCAATCTCCCGAACCTTAGTTATGTAATGGCCAATCCAAAAGAAGGCTTAAGTAGAGGAGCATTTAAAGGAGGGGCATTCGGCATCAGCATTCAAAGAATCGCCAATTTCAATACAGAATATGGATTCTTTTCTGATCAACTAGGGAATACTTCTATCATTGATTTTTACTTACAGGATGCAAATGGAATCCGTGAAAGTCAAATTGAATCCTTTGGATTGACAGGCTTGGCATATTCTACCTATCAAATCAATCCTGTGTTTTTTGATGAGGATGGAAATGTAATTAATGACCCTAGTACCTATGATTCTTTTGTAACTGGCTTTCCTTTTCAAGATGAGAACATCAGACAAGAAGGAAGCTCCAACCAAATATCCTTCAGTTATGGCGCTAATTTTAATCATAAGGTATTTGTGGGCGGTTCTCTAGGAATAAGGAACTTGAATTTTACCTCCATTAAAACTTACAATGAAGAATTCCCTGATGGACCATTAATTAACTCCTCACTGACCGAAAGGCTTTATATCAACGGTTCTGGAATCAACCTAAATCTTGGATTGATTTATAAACCCATTGACTACTTGAACCTAGGGTTCACCTTCCAAACACCTACCTGGTATGCCTTAAATGAGGAATATGAAGCGAGTATGTACGCCAACTATGACAACTACGAATATGAGCCTGAAGACATTGTCTTGGGAGAAGTAGATGCATTGTCAGATTATATTTTAGGATCTTACAACCTAAACACTCCTTTAAAGATCGGAGCAGGAGCTACCTTCTTCTTAGGAAAAAATGGATTTATTTCTGCAGATGTGGACTTTGTCGATTACAGCAACTCTACCATCAAAAGTAGAGATTTTGACGAGGGACCTGACAATCAAGTAATCAGTACGCTTTATACCAGCACTTTAAACTATAGGCTGGGAGCTGAAGTTCGATTAGATGTCTTACGTTTAAGAGGTGGATATGCTTTTTATGGAGACCCAATTGCCAATTCAGACTTTGACCGTAGTACCAATCAAATCAGCGGCGGTGTTGGAGCCAAATTCAACAAGTTTACCATTGACATGGCCTTGATTAGCCAAAAGGCTAACGGTTTATATTCCAGCTATCAGGTGTTAGATGGACAAAACAATAACATTGGACCGGTTACTGAACTTGAAAACAGAATCTTTACAGGAATGCTAACCCTAGGATTTAGTTTTTAA
- the proS gene encoding proline--tRNA ligase encodes MSKGLPKRSEDYSLWYNELVKKADLAENSAVRGCMVIKPYGYSIWEKMQAELDRMFKETGHTNAYFPLFIPKSYLSKEASHVEGFAKECAVVTHYRLKNAEDGSGVIVDPEAKLEEELIVRPTSETVIWSTYKNWIQSYRDLPLLVNQWANVVRWEMRTRLFLRTAEFLWQEGHTAHATAEEAKAETMQMMNVYAQFAEEFMALPVVRGRKSANERFAGADDTLCIEAMMQDGKALQAGTSHFLGQNFAKAFDVKFATKEGGLEYVWGTSWGVSTRLMGALIMAHSDDNGLVLPPKLAPIQVVIIPIYRKDEEFEAISEKANEIMAELRKAGISVKYDHRDTHKPGFKFAEYELKGVPLRIAIGPRDLENGTIEIARRDNLTKSQFELASQPIAEKIGGMLEEIQESIYSKAYKFREEKTTEVNSWEEFKEVLENKGGFVSAHWDGTPETEDKIKELTKATIRCIPLNRKEEAGTCVLTGKPSEGRVYFAKAY; translated from the coding sequence ATGAGTAAAGGACTACCTAAGAGAAGTGAAGATTATTCACTTTGGTACAACGAATTAGTTAAAAAAGCTGACTTGGCAGAGAATTCTGCAGTAAGGGGCTGTATGGTAATCAAACCTTATGGCTATTCTATTTGGGAGAAAATGCAGGCTGAATTGGATCGAATGTTCAAAGAAACTGGACATACCAATGCCTATTTCCCATTATTTATCCCGAAATCTTATTTGAGTAAAGAAGCCAGCCACGTAGAAGGTTTTGCCAAGGAATGCGCTGTCGTAACCCACTATAGATTAAAGAATGCGGAAGATGGTAGTGGTGTGATTGTGGATCCAGAAGCGAAGTTGGAAGAAGAACTGATCGTTAGACCTACTTCTGAAACCGTGATTTGGAGTACCTATAAAAATTGGATACAGTCTTACCGTGATTTACCTCTGTTAGTGAATCAGTGGGCCAATGTGGTAAGATGGGAAATGAGGACTCGATTATTCTTAAGGACAGCAGAGTTTTTATGGCAAGAAGGACATACCGCACATGCCACCGCGGAAGAAGCAAAAGCCGAAACCATGCAGATGATGAATGTGTATGCACAATTCGCAGAGGAATTTATGGCACTACCAGTGGTGAGAGGAAGAAAATCTGCGAATGAACGATTTGCTGGTGCAGATGATACTCTTTGTATTGAAGCGATGATGCAGGACGGAAAGGCATTGCAAGCAGGAACCTCCCATTTCCTGGGACAAAACTTTGCGAAAGCTTTTGATGTGAAATTTGCTACCAAAGAAGGTGGGTTGGAATATGTGTGGGGAACTTCCTGGGGGGTAAGTACTCGATTAATGGGAGCATTGATCATGGCGCATTCTGATGACAACGGATTGGTGTTGCCTCCAAAATTGGCTCCAATCCAAGTGGTGATTATTCCAATCTATAGAAAAGACGAGGAATTCGAAGCGATTTCGGAAAAGGCCAATGAAATCATGGCTGAGTTGAGAAAAGCAGGGATTTCTGTGAAGTATGATCATAGAGATACGCATAAGCCAGGCTTTAAATTTGCCGAATACGAATTAAAAGGGGTTCCTTTAAGAATTGCCATCGGGCCTAGAGATTTGGAAAACGGAACGATTGAAATTGCCCGTAGGGATAATTTGACCAAATCACAATTTGAATTGGCATCTCAACCTATAGCTGAGAAAATCGGGGGAATGTTAGAAGAAATTCAAGAATCTATTTATTCCAAAGCTTATAAATTCAGGGAAGAAAAAACGACTGAAGTAAATTCTTGGGAAGAATTTAAAGAAGTATTGGAGAATAAAGGAGGATTTGTTTCTGCCCATTGGGATGGAACTCCAGAGACCGAAGATAAAATTAAAGAATTGACCAAGGCGACTATTAGGTGTATTCCTTTAAATAGGAAAGAGGAGGCCGGAACCTGTGTGTTGACAGGAAAGCCTTCTGAAGGTAGAGTATATTTCGCCAAAGCTTATTAA